One Thioclava electrotropha DNA segment encodes these proteins:
- a CDS encoding ABC transporter ATP-binding protein: MTAAPVIQARGLNLTFQTGDGSVHALKDIDLDIEKGEFVSFIGPSGCGKTTFLRCIAALETPTGGSLTVNGISPEEARKARSYGYVFQAAGLYPWRTIAGNVKLPLEIMGYSKAQQQERVEKVLSLVDLEGFGKKFPWQLSGGMQQRASIARALAFDAEILLMDEPFGALDEIVRDKLNEELLKLWSATNKTIGFVTHSIPEAVYLSTKIVVMSPRPGRIHEVIESTLPKGPRPLDIRDSEEFLQIAHRVREGLRAGHAYDE; the protein is encoded by the coding sequence ATGACGGCAGCACCGGTAATTCAGGCCCGCGGGCTCAATCTGACTTTCCAGACGGGGGACGGTTCGGTTCACGCGCTGAAAGATATCGATCTCGATATCGAGAAGGGCGAATTCGTGAGCTTCATCGGCCCCTCGGGCTGCGGCAAGACGACCTTCCTGCGGTGCATCGCGGCACTGGAGACGCCCACGGGCGGCTCGCTGACCGTGAACGGCATCTCGCCGGAAGAAGCCCGCAAGGCGCGAAGCTACGGCTATGTGTTTCAGGCGGCAGGTCTTTACCCTTGGCGCACGATTGCGGGAAATGTGAAACTTCCGCTGGAAATCATGGGTTATTCCAAGGCGCAGCAGCAAGAGCGTGTTGAAAAAGTGCTTTCGCTGGTCGACCTCGAAGGCTTCGGGAAGAAGTTCCCCTGGCAGCTTTCGGGCGGCATGCAGCAGCGCGCCTCGATCGCGCGGGCGCTGGCCTTCGACGCCGAGATCCTGCTGATGGACGAACCTTTCGGCGCGCTCGACGAGATCGTGCGCGACAAGCTCAACGAAGAGCTTCTCAAGCTCTGGTCGGCCACCAACAAGACGATCGGCTTCGTGACCCACTCGATCCCGGAAGCGGTCTATCTGTCGACCAAGATCGTGGTGATGTCGCCCCGTCCGGGCCGCATCCACGAGGTGATCGAGAGCACGTTGCCGAAAGGGCCGCGTCCGCTCGACATCCGCGACAGCGAGGAATTCCTGCAAATCGCGCACCGGGTGCGCGAGGGGCTTCGGGCGGGGCATGCCTATGATGAATGA
- a CDS encoding VOC family protein, with protein MAAPVSSGVLEAAVYVEDLDATEAFYGGLLGLERLTRRDGRHVFFRCGDSVILTFIAQATQQPPDPEAALPVPPHGAVGPGHVCLAADADQLNEWERHLRDNNVEIEADFYWPNGARSIYLRDPAGNSVEIADKTLWRRG; from the coding sequence ATGGCGGCCCCGGTCAGTTCCGGCGTTTTGGAGGCTGCGGTCTACGTCGAGGATCTCGACGCGACCGAAGCCTTCTACGGCGGGCTGCTGGGGCTCGAGCGGCTAACCCGTCGCGACGGGCGGCATGTTTTTTTCCGCTGTGGCGACAGCGTGATCCTGACCTTCATCGCTCAGGCCACGCAGCAGCCACCCGACCCGGAGGCGGCGCTGCCCGTTCCACCGCATGGCGCGGTTGGACCGGGGCATGTATGCCTCGCGGCGGACGCGGATCAACTCAACGAATGGGAACGACATTTGAGGGACAACAACGTAGAGATTGAGGCCGACTTCTATTGGCCGAACGGGGCGCGGTCGATCTACCTGCGCGACCCGGCGGGCAACAGCGTCGAGATTGCGGATAAAACCCTGTGGAGGCGCGGATGA
- a CDS encoding Zn-dependent hydrolase encodes MSAPGENLRINPDRLWDSLMEMAKIGPGVAGGNNRQTLTDADAEGRALFQKWCEDAGMTMGVDTMGNMFATRAGEDPDALPVYMGSHLDTQPTGGKYDGVLGVLGALEAVRSMNDLGIKTKHPIVVTNWTNEEGTRFAPAMLASGVFAGIHTQDWAYDREDAEGKKFGDELKRVGWVGDEEVGARKMHAMFELHIEQGPILEAEGKDIGVVTHGQGLSWTQVTITGKDAHTGSTPMPMRKNAGLGMARVLELVDEIAWSHKPHAVGAAGHIDIYPNSRNVIPGKAVFTVDFRSPDLSVIEDMEKRLREGAKKICDEMGLEVEFEKTGGFDPVTFDPTCVSAVRSAAERLGYSHRDIISGAGHDACWINAVAPTAMVMCPCVDGLSHNEAEDISKDWAGAGADVLFHAVLEAAEIVS; translated from the coding sequence ATGTCAGCACCCGGAGAAAACCTCCGCATCAATCCCGATCGCCTTTGGGACAGTCTCATGGAGATGGCCAAGATCGGTCCCGGCGTCGCCGGGGGCAATAATCGCCAGACCCTCACCGATGCGGATGCCGAAGGCCGCGCGCTGTTCCAGAAATGGTGCGAAGATGCCGGCATGACGATGGGCGTCGACACGATGGGCAACATGTTCGCGACCCGCGCGGGCGAAGACCCCGATGCGCTGCCGGTCTATATGGGCAGCCACCTCGACACGCAGCCCACGGGCGGCAAATACGATGGTGTCCTCGGTGTGCTCGGCGCGCTGGAGGCGGTGCGCTCGATGAACGATCTCGGGATCAAGACCAAGCACCCGATCGTCGTGACCAACTGGACCAACGAAGAGGGCACGCGCTTCGCCCCGGCGATGCTGGCCTCGGGCGTGTTCGCGGGCATCCACACGCAGGACTGGGCCTATGATCGCGAAGATGCGGAAGGCAAGAAGTTCGGCGACGAGCTGAAGCGTGTCGGCTGGGTCGGCGACGAAGAGGTCGGTGCACGCAAGATGCATGCGATGTTCGAACTGCATATCGAGCAGGGCCCGATCCTCGAGGCCGAGGGCAAGGATATCGGCGTCGTCACCCACGGGCAGGGCCTCAGCTGGACCCAGGTGACGATCACCGGCAAGGATGCGCATACCGGCTCCACCCCGATGCCGATGCGCAAGAATGCGGGCCTCGGCATGGCGCGCGTGCTGGAACTGGTCGACGAAATCGCCTGGTCGCACAAGCCCCATGCGGTGGGCGCGGCTGGCCATATCGACATCTACCCGAATTCGCGTAACGTGATCCCCGGCAAAGCCGTGTTCACCGTCGATTTCCGCTCGCCCGATCTGAGCGTGATCGAGGATATGGAAAAGCGACTGCGCGAGGGAGCGAAGAAAATCTGCGACGAGATGGGCCTTGAGGTGGAGTTCGAGAAGACCGGCGGGTTCGACCCGGTCACCTTCGATCCGACCTGCGTGAGCGCCGTGCGCAGCGCCGCCGAGCGTCTGGGCTATTCGCATCGCGACATCATCTCAGGCGCGGGCCACGATGCCTGCTGGATCAACGCGGTCGCGCCGACGGCGATGGTGATGTGCCCCTGCGTCGACGGGCTGAGCCATAACGAGGCCGAGGATATCTCCAAGGACTGGGCAGGCGCGGGCGCCGATGTGCTGTTCCACGCCGTGCTGGAGGCCGCGGAAATCGTAAGCTGA
- a CDS encoding TetR family transcriptional regulator C-terminal domain-containing protein has protein sequence MKDDESGKRTKNGQASRGSRAEARRATEEAILKAAERVFAEAGFGGATMQLIADVAGLPKANLHYYFETKESLYRRVVERIFNIWLEAADVFDEASGPAEGIGAYIDAKMEISRNHPNGSKVWASEVMHGAPVIQDYLETTLRDWTEGRAVIIRRWIAEGKMAEVDPHHLLYMLWATTQHYADFSHQIETLNGGAPLSDAQWEEAKSCVKSIVLRGIGVS, from the coding sequence ATGAAAGATGATGAGAGCGGCAAGCGCACAAAAAATGGGCAAGCCAGCCGGGGAAGCCGCGCCGAGGCGCGGCGCGCCACCGAAGAGGCGATCCTGAAAGCCGCCGAGAGGGTCTTCGCCGAGGCCGGATTCGGCGGTGCCACGATGCAGTTGATCGCGGATGTCGCGGGGCTCCCGAAAGCCAATCTGCATTACTATTTCGAGACGAAAGAGTCGCTCTATCGCCGGGTCGTAGAGCGCATTTTCAACATCTGGCTGGAGGCGGCCGATGTGTTCGACGAGGCAAGCGGACCGGCCGAAGGGATCGGCGCCTATATCGACGCCAAAATGGAGATTTCGCGCAATCACCCGAACGGCTCGAAGGTCTGGGCGTCAGAGGTGATGCACGGCGCGCCGGTGATTCAGGATTACCTCGAGACGACGCTGCGCGACTGGACCGAGGGCCGCGCGGTGATCATCCGACGCTGGATCGCGGAAGGCAAAATGGCCGAGGTCGACCCGCATCACCTGCTCTACATGCTCTGGGCGACCACCCAGCACTACGCCGATTTCTCGCATCAGATCGAGACGCTGAACGGCGGCGCGCCGCTGAGCGACGCTCAGTGGGAGGAGGCGAAGAGCTGCGTGAAAAGCATCGTGCTGCGCGGGATCGGCGTGAGCTGA
- a CDS encoding aspartate aminotransferase family protein: MALDRKSPNDLNAFWMPFTANRQFKKNPRMFVGAKDMHYTTSDGRQVLDGTAGLWCCNAGHCRPKITESIQKQAAELDYAPAFQMGHPIAFELANRILDIAPDEMAHVFYTNSGSESVETALKLAIAYHRARGDGARTRLIGRERGYHGVNFGGISVGGIVTNRKVFGPLVPGVDHLPHTHLPEENRWSKGCPEHGAHLADDLERIIALHGAETIAAVIVEPVAGSTGVLLPPKGYLQKLRDITKKHGILLIFDEVITGFGRTGAAFAAEKYGVVPDMMTTAKGLTNGVIPMGAVLATAEVHDAFMNGPEHMIELFHGYTYSGNPIAAAAGIATIETYREEGLFERAAELAPYWEEALHSLKGVRNVIDIRNEGLIGAVELEPIAGEPTKRAFSAFLKAYDKGILIRTTGDIIAMSPPLIISKEQIDELVGTLKEVLEEVE, from the coding sequence ATGGCGCTCGACCGCAAGTCCCCCAACGATCTCAACGCTTTCTGGATGCCCTTCACGGCGAACCGCCAGTTCAAGAAGAACCCGCGCATGTTCGTGGGCGCGAAGGATATGCATTATACCACCTCGGACGGGCGTCAGGTGCTCGACGGCACGGCCGGTCTGTGGTGCTGCAACGCGGGCCATTGCCGTCCGAAGATCACCGAGTCGATCCAGAAACAGGCGGCCGAGCTCGATTACGCGCCCGCCTTCCAGATGGGCCACCCGATCGCGTTCGAGCTTGCGAACCGCATCCTCGACATCGCGCCCGACGAGATGGCGCATGTCTTCTACACCAATTCCGGCTCGGAATCGGTCGAGACAGCGTTGAAACTCGCGATTGCCTATCACCGTGCGCGCGGCGACGGCGCTCGCACCCGTCTGATCGGACGCGAGCGCGGCTATCACGGCGTGAACTTCGGCGGCATCTCGGTCGGTGGTATCGTCACCAACCGCAAGGTTTTCGGTCCGCTCGTGCCGGGAGTCGATCACCTGCCGCACACCCATCTGCCCGAGGAAAACCGCTGGTCGAAAGGCTGTCCCGAGCATGGTGCGCATCTGGCCGACGATCTCGAGCGCATCATCGCGCTGCATGGCGCCGAGACTATCGCCGCCGTCATCGTGGAACCGGTCGCGGGGTCGACCGGCGTGCTGCTGCCGCCGAAAGGCTACCTGCAGAAGCTGCGCGACATCACCAAGAAGCACGGCATCCTGCTGATCTTCGACGAGGTGATCACCGGTTTCGGACGCACGGGCGCGGCCTTCGCCGCCGAGAAATACGGTGTCGTGCCGGATATGATGACCACCGCGAAGGGTCTCACCAACGGGGTGATCCCGATGGGCGCGGTGCTGGCGACGGCTGAGGTTCACGACGCCTTCATGAACGGCCCCGAGCACATGATCGAGCTGTTCCACGGCTACACCTATTCGGGCAACCCGATCGCCGCCGCCGCCGGGATCGCGACGATCGAGACCTATCGCGAAGAGGGCCTGTTCGAGCGGGCCGCCGAGCTTGCCCCCTATTGGGAAGAGGCGCTGCATTCGCTCAAGGGCGTGCGCAACGTGATCGACATCCGCAACGAGGGTCTGATCGGCGCGGTCGAGCTGGAGCCGATCGCGGGCGAACCCACGAAGCGCGCCTTCTCGGCCTTCCTGAAGGCCTACGACAAAGGCATCCTGATCCGCACCACCGGCGACATCATTGCGATGAGCCCGCCGCTGATCATCTCGAAAGAGCAGATCGACGAGCTGGTCGGCACGCTCAAAGAGGTACTCGAAGAGGTCGAGTGA
- a CDS encoding ABC transporter permease produces the protein MKMIAPVLTVLAAILLLWYAATVWMNSQWTYDQAARAGEEVTFSELVTDTLTQKRPVLPAPHQVAVGLWEGVAGQKITSKRSLVFHGWITLSATLAGFALGTGLGILLAVGITHSRAMDLSVMPWAIASQTIPILAIAPMVIVVLASLGITGLLPKAIIAAYLSFFPVLVGMVKGLRAPDHMQLDLLKTYNASQGATFWKLRLPSSMPYLFASLKVGVAASLVGTIVAELPAGATRGLGARLLSGSYYGQTVQIWSALFAAAALAAILVVVVGIIEQITLKRMGMVQ, from the coding sequence ATGAAGATGATCGCACCCGTTCTGACGGTTCTGGCCGCGATCTTGCTGCTTTGGTACGCAGCGACCGTCTGGATGAACTCGCAATGGACCTACGATCAGGCGGCACGCGCCGGTGAAGAGGTCACGTTCTCCGAGCTTGTCACCGACACGCTGACCCAGAAACGCCCCGTCCTGCCCGCCCCGCATCAGGTGGCTGTCGGGCTTTGGGAAGGTGTGGCCGGGCAGAAGATCACCTCCAAGCGCAGCCTTGTCTTCCACGGCTGGATCACGCTGTCGGCGACGCTTGCGGGCTTCGCGCTGGGCACCGGTCTGGGCATCCTGCTGGCGGTGGGGATCACCCATAGCCGAGCGATGGATCTGAGCGTGATGCCTTGGGCAATCGCGAGCCAGACGATCCCGATCCTCGCCATCGCGCCGATGGTGATCGTGGTGCTGGCGAGCCTCGGGATCACCGGGCTGCTGCCCAAGGCGATCATCGCGGCGTACCTGAGCTTCTTCCCCGTGCTCGTCGGCATGGTGAAGGGGCTGCGCGCGCCCGATCACATGCAGCTCGATCTGCTGAAGACCTATAATGCGAGCCAGGGCGCGACCTTCTGGAAGCTGCGGTTGCCGTCGTCGATGCCGTATCTCTTCGCCTCGCTGAAAGTGGGTGTGGCGGCGAGCCTCGTCGGCACGATCGTTGCCGAACTGCCCGCAGGCGCGACCCGCGGGCTTGGCGCGCGGCTTCTGTCGGGCAGCTATTACGGGCAGACGGTGCAGATCTGGTCCGCTCTGTTCGCAGCGGCAGCGCTCGCGGCGATCCTCGTGGTGGTGGTCGGCATCATCGAACAAATCACCCTCAAGCGGATGGGGATGGTGCAATGA
- the hydA gene encoding dihydropyrimidinase, which produces MTKVIKNGTIVTADLTYKADVLIDSGKIIEIGPNLKGDEEIDATGCYVMPGGIDPHTHLEMPFMGTYSSDDFESGTRAALAGGTTMVVDFALPAPGEGLLEALKRWDNKSTRAHCDYSFHMAITWWSEQVFNEMKQVTERGINTFKHFMAYKGALMVNDDELYSSFKRCAELGAIPLVHAENGDVVAELSAKLLADGNNGPEGHAYSRPPQVEGEATNRAIMIADMAGVPLYVVHTSCEESHEAIRRAKMQGKRVWGEPLIQHLTLDESEYFDKDWDHAARRVMSPPFRNKQHQDSLWAGLASGSLSVVATDHCAFSTEQKRYGVGDFTKIPNGTGGLEDRMPMLWTYGVETGRITMNEFVAVTSTNIAKILNVYPKKGAVLVGADADLVVWDPEATKTISAETQQSAIDYNVFEGKEVKGLPRYTLSRGVVAWADGKIQTPEGHGEFVARDPGMPVTKALSTWKELTAPRPVERSGIPATGV; this is translated from the coding sequence ATGACCAAAGTCATCAAGAACGGAACCATCGTCACCGCCGATCTGACCTACAAGGCGGATGTGCTGATCGACAGCGGCAAGATCATCGAGATCGGCCCGAACCTGAAAGGCGACGAAGAGATCGACGCGACCGGCTGCTATGTGATGCCGGGCGGGATCGACCCGCATACCCATCTCGAGATGCCCTTCATGGGCACCTATTCGAGCGACGATTTCGAATCCGGCACCCGTGCCGCGCTGGCGGGCGGCACCACGATGGTCGTCGATTTCGCGCTGCCTGCGCCGGGCGAGGGCCTGCTGGAAGCGCTCAAGCGCTGGGACAACAAGTCGACCCGCGCGCATTGCGACTACTCCTTCCACATGGCGATCACCTGGTGGAGCGAGCAGGTCTTCAACGAGATGAAGCAAGTGACCGAGCGCGGCATCAACACCTTCAAGCACTTCATGGCCTATAAGGGCGCGCTGATGGTGAACGATGACGAGCTCTATTCGAGCTTCAAGCGCTGCGCCGAGTTGGGCGCGATCCCGCTGGTCCATGCCGAGAATGGCGATGTCGTGGCGGAGCTGTCCGCGAAACTGCTGGCCGATGGCAATAACGGCCCCGAGGGGCACGCTTATTCCCGCCCGCCGCAGGTCGAGGGCGAGGCCACCAACCGCGCGATCATGATCGCCGATATGGCAGGCGTGCCGCTTTATGTCGTGCACACCTCCTGCGAGGAGAGCCACGAGGCGATCCGCCGCGCCAAGATGCAGGGCAAGCGCGTCTGGGGCGAGCCGCTCATCCAGCACCTGACGCTCGACGAGAGCGAGTATTTCGACAAGGATTGGGATCACGCCGCACGCCGCGTGATGTCGCCGCCCTTCCGCAACAAGCAGCATCAGGATAGCCTCTGGGCGGGTCTGGCGTCGGGCTCGCTCTCGGTGGTCGCGACCGATCACTGCGCCTTCTCGACGGAGCAGAAGCGCTATGGCGTGGGCGATTTCACCAAAATCCCGAACGGCACCGGCGGTTTGGAAGACCGGATGCCGATGCTCTGGACCTATGGGGTCGAGACCGGCCGGATCACGATGAACGAATTCGTGGCCGTCACCTCGACCAACATCGCGAAGATCCTCAACGTCTATCCGAAGAAGGGTGCGGTTCTGGTCGGCGCGGATGCCGATCTCGTGGTCTGGGATCCGGAAGCGACCAAGACGATCTCGGCCGAGACGCAGCAATCTGCCATCGATTACAACGTCTTCGAGGGCAAAGAGGTCAAAGGTCTGCCGCGCTACACGCTCAGCCGCGGTGTCGTCGCTTGGGCCGATGGCAAGATCCAGACGCCCGAGGGCCACGGCGAATTCGTTGCCCGCGATCCGGGCATGCCAGTGACCAAGGCTCTGTCCACCTGGAAAGAGCTCACCGCCCCGCGTCCGGTCGAACGCAGCGGTATCCCGGCGACCGGGGTATAA
- a CDS encoding mechanosensitive ion channel family protein, with the protein MEPETIETELASAIDTAQKFLPDWAVALIAYVMAALIALLLFRVLFTALNRAVADRDLFWRSLVARGAQPMRLILLIAALGFANGLAPASAAVTGAITHILLVALILCLAWIAYTALYIWTTIHLRRFKLDAEDNLLARKHVTQTRILMRVAKVMIVILAVAAALMTFPAVRQYGVSLLAAGGAAGIVVGLALQPVLKNLFAGIQLALTQPIRIDDALIVEGEWGNVEEITSTYVVIRIWDWRRLVVPLSYFIEQPFQNWTRESADLIGTVMIYLDHTADVAAIRAKAEEITRADPLWDGKVFALQVTDFRERVMEVRILASARNGPRTYDLRCHIREELVAWIQAEMPHALPRTRADLSPAEAAFLGTPSGESASGEMPPA; encoded by the coding sequence ATGGAGCCCGAGACGATCGAGACCGAACTGGCCAGCGCCATCGATACGGCGCAGAAATTCCTGCCGGACTGGGCGGTGGCGCTGATCGCCTATGTGATGGCGGCGCTGATCGCGCTGCTGCTGTTTAGGGTGTTGTTCACGGCGCTCAACCGCGCGGTGGCCGATCGCGATCTGTTCTGGCGCTCGCTGGTCGCCCGCGGGGCGCAACCGATGCGGTTGATCCTGCTGATCGCGGCGCTTGGCTTTGCGAACGGGCTCGCGCCAGCCAGCGCCGCAGTCACCGGTGCAATCACCCATATTCTGTTGGTCGCGCTGATCCTGTGCCTCGCCTGGATCGCCTATACCGCGCTCTACATCTGGACGACGATCCACCTGCGGCGTTTCAAGCTCGACGCGGAAGACAACCTGCTGGCGCGCAAGCACGTCACCCAGACCCGCATCCTGATGCGCGTGGCCAAGGTGATGATCGTGATCCTCGCGGTCGCAGCCGCCCTGATGACCTTCCCCGCCGTGCGCCAATATGGCGTGTCGCTTCTGGCGGCTGGCGGGGCCGCGGGTATCGTCGTGGGTCTCGCGCTGCAGCCGGTGCTCAAGAACCTGTTCGCAGGCATCCAGCTTGCCCTGACCCAGCCGATCCGCATCGACGACGCGCTGATCGTCGAGGGCGAATGGGGCAATGTCGAAGAAATTACATCCACTTACGTTGTCATCCGCATCTGGGATTGGCGGCGACTCGTGGTGCCCTTGAGCTATTTCATCGAGCAGCCTTTCCAGAACTGGACCCGCGAAAGCGCCGATCTGATCGGCACCGTCATGATCTATCTCGACCACACGGCCGACGTCGCCGCAATCCGCGCGAAGGCCGAAGAGATCACTCGCGCCGATCCGCTCTGGGATGGCAAGGTCTTCGCCCTGCAGGTGACCGATTTCCGCGAGCGGGTGATGGAGGTGCGTATCCTCGCCTCCGCGCGCAACGGTCCGCGCACCTACGATCTGCGCTGCCATATTCGCGAGGAGTTGGTGGCGTGGATTCAGGCCGAAATGCCGCATGCCCTGCCCCGCACCCGGGCCGATCTGTCGCCAGCGGAAGCGGCATTCCTCGGCACGCCCTCCGGTGAATCCGCATCCGGCGAGATGCCGCCCGCATAG
- a CDS encoding ABC transporter permease, with protein MSWLIFAIVFWLAAWALNTWLARHHGSERWARFLIPALFGITLLLLWEGLVRGLNISPVILPAPSQIAASLMASTDVLREDFVQTILKGALSGYIIGCGAAVVVAILIDRSPFLQRGLLPIGNFVAALPIVGIAPILVMWFGFDWQSKAAVVVVMVFFPVLVNMVAGLAATNALQRDLMATYSASYWQGLFKMRLPAAMPFLFNGLKIATTLALIGAIVAEFFGSPTKGMGFRISTAVGQLDLPLVWSEITVAALAGSGFYGLVALIEKLVTFWHPSQRART; from the coding sequence ATGAGCTGGCTTATTTTCGCAATCGTCTTCTGGCTGGCGGCCTGGGCCCTCAATACCTGGCTCGCGCGCCATCATGGCTCGGAGCGTTGGGCGCGTTTCCTGATCCCGGCCTTGTTCGGCATCACTCTCCTGCTTCTGTGGGAAGGTCTGGTGCGCGGGCTGAATATCAGCCCGGTGATCCTGCCCGCCCCGAGCCAGATCGCGGCGAGCCTGATGGCCTCGACCGATGTGCTGCGCGAGGATTTCGTGCAGACGATCCTGAAAGGCGCGCTGTCGGGCTATATCATCGGCTGTGGTGCTGCAGTGGTGGTGGCGATCCTGATCGACCGCTCGCCCTTCCTGCAACGCGGGCTGCTGCCGATCGGAAACTTCGTCGCGGCCCTGCCGATCGTCGGGATCGCGCCGATCCTCGTGATGTGGTTCGGCTTCGACTGGCAGTCGAAAGCGGCGGTCGTCGTGGTCATGGTCTTCTTCCCCGTCCTCGTGAACATGGTGGCGGGTCTGGCGGCCACGAATGCGCTGCAGCGCGACCTGATGGCGACCTATTCCGCAAGCTATTGGCAGGGGCTTTTCAAGATGCGCCTGCCTGCGGCGATGCCGTTTCTCTTCAATGGGTTGAAGATCGCGACGACACTGGCTTTGATCGGTGCGATCGTTGCCGAATTTTTCGGCAGCCCGACGAAAGGAATGGGCTTTCGCATCTCGACCGCGGTGGGGCAGCTTGATCTGCCGCTCGTGTGGTCGGAAATTACCGTTGCGGCCCTCGCGGGCTCGGGCTTCTATGGGCTTGTCGCCCTGATCGAGAAGCTGGTGACTTTCTGGCACCCGTCGCAACGGGCCCGGACGTAA
- a CDS encoding ABC transporter substrate-binding protein, which translates to MKKLIAGVAASLTMAGAAWANEDVTLQLKWVTQAQFAGYYVALDKGFYEDAGLDVTIKPGGPDIGPEQVIAGGGADVIVDWMPAALAAREKGLPLVNIAQPFKKSGMMLTCLKESGIKTPEDFPGHTLGVWFFGNEYPFLSWMNHLGISTEGGDDGVTVLKQGFNVDPLLQKQAACISTMTYNEYLQVLEAGIQPDQLVTFKYEDEGVATLEDGLYVLEENLKDPAFVDKMAKFVKASMEGWKYAEEHPDEAAQIILDNDETGAQTMEHQVGMMKEVSKLTAGSNGTLDPADYERTVDVLMSGGSDPVITKKPEGAWTHDVTDKAGLE; encoded by the coding sequence ATGAAGAAACTGATCGCAGGGGTGGCCGCAAGCCTCACCATGGCGGGGGCCGCTTGGGCCAACGAGGACGTGACGCTGCAGCTGAAATGGGTCACGCAGGCCCAGTTCGCGGGCTACTATGTCGCGCTCGACAAGGGCTTCTACGAGGATGCGGGCCTCGACGTGACCATCAAGCCGGGCGGCCCCGATATCGGGCCCGAGCAGGTGATCGCAGGCGGTGGCGCCGATGTCATCGTCGACTGGATGCCGGCGGCGCTGGCAGCCCGCGAGAAGGGGCTGCCGCTCGTGAACATCGCCCAGCCCTTCAAGAAGTCGGGCATGATGCTGACCTGCCTCAAGGAAAGCGGCATCAAGACCCCCGAGGACTTCCCCGGTCATACGCTGGGCGTGTGGTTCTTCGGCAATGAATACCCCTTCCTGAGCTGGATGAACCATCTCGGCATCTCGACCGAGGGCGGCGACGATGGCGTGACCGTGCTCAAGCAGGGCTTCAACGTCGATCCGCTGCTGCAAAAGCAGGCGGCCTGTATCTCGACCATGACCTATAACGAGTATCTGCAGGTGCTCGAAGCGGGCATTCAGCCCGACCAGCTGGTGACCTTCAAGTATGAAGACGAAGGCGTCGCGACGCTCGAAGACGGTCTTTACGTGCTCGAAGAGAACCTCAAGGACCCGGCCTTCGTCGACAAGATGGCGAAGTTCGTGAAAGCCTCGATGGAAGGCTGGAAATACGCCGAGGAGCATCCCGACGAGGCCGCACAGATCATTCTCGACAATGACGAGACCGGTGCGCAGACGATGGAGCACCAAGTCGGCATGATGAAAGAAGTCTCCAAGCTGACCGCTGGCTCGAACGGCACGCTCGACCCCGCCGATTACGAGCGCACGGTCGACGTTCTGATGTCGGGCGGTTCGGACCCGGTCATCACCAAGAAGCCGGAAGGCGCTTGGACCCATGATGTGACCGACAAGGCTGGCCTCGAATAA
- a CDS encoding VOC family protein, with protein sequence MRKMQVQGVHHITLTGADRQSSIDFWEGLLGMPFIFDQPNLDNADEGHLYFDPGDGRLITVFTNESRKPVHDRTPTDPGCVHHIAFNVSMATHRQVVARLDARGIAHSGVKDRGFMDSIYFKDPLGLLIELATYKFEPPRGSSHAEVMIEAHRIRVARGDKAIGGEHLADAIEMIVERSQQSLSEDRGAKNPY encoded by the coding sequence ATGCGCAAGATGCAGGTGCAGGGCGTCCATCACATCACGCTGACCGGGGCGGACCGGCAGAGCTCGATCGATTTCTGGGAAGGGCTGCTCGGGATGCCGTTCATCTTCGACCAACCCAATCTGGACAATGCCGACGAGGGCCATCTCTATTTCGACCCGGGCGACGGGCGGCTGATCACCGTTTTTACGAATGAGAGCCGCAAGCCTGTCCATGACCGCACGCCCACCGATCCGGGCTGCGTGCATCACATCGCCTTCAACGTCTCAATGGCGACGCATCGGCAGGTCGTGGCGCGGCTCGATGCGCGCGGGATCGCGCATTCGGGCGTGAAGGATCGCGGCTTCATGGATTCGATCTATTTCAAGGATCCGCTGGGGCTGCTGATCGAACTGGCCACCTACAAGTTCGAGCCGCCGCGCGGATCGTCCCATGCCGAGGTGATGATCGAAGCGCATCGCATCCGCGTGGCCCGCGGCGACAAGGCGATCGGTGGGGAACATCTGGCCGATGCGATCGAGATGATCGTGGAGCGCTCGCAGCAATCGCTGAGCGAGGATCGCGGGGCGAAGAACCCGTATTGA